A region of Paraburkholderia largidicola DNA encodes the following proteins:
- a CDS encoding Rne/Rng family ribonuclease: MKRMLFNATQQEELRVAIVDGQKLIDIDIETAGREQRKGNIYKGIVTRIEPSLEACFVNYGEDRHGFLPFKEVARQYFREGIDMRSARIQDALKEGQELIVQVEKEERGNKGAALTTFISLAGRYLVLMPNNPRGGGVSRRIEGDDRQELRETMSQLQLPEGMSIIARTAGIGRSAEELQWDLNYLMQLWRAIEAASQSGSQGQPMLIYLESSLVIRAIRDYFQPDIGEILIDTTEIHDQARAFMDIVMPDNVNKVKRYHDDVPLFSRFQIEHQIETAYSRTVPLPSGGAIVIDHTEALVAIDVNSARATKGADIEETATRTNLEAADEVARQLRLRDLGGLIVIDFIDMESAKSQREVEQRLKDALKHDRARVQMGKISRFGLMELSRQRLRPALSEGSHVTCPRCNGTGHIRDTESSALQVLRIIQEEAMKENTAAIHCQVPVEVTAFLLNEKRSEINKIESRFKVNVVLVPNKHLDTPHYKLERLRHDDARLDDPRASWKMAEEAARELESETGYSKRAEEVKPKQEAAVKGITPEKPAPSAPVRTPAPTAATVEVKPATGGFIGWLKGLFGVQPAAPAPAPAPVEKTAKPARGERTERGERTGERGGDRNRNRRNGAGGGRDAAGRGEGAATQGRQGQPAQRGERQEREPREAREPRGGREPREGREPREAREPREARPERVERGQDRAERGETAEATRGERQERQDRVERGERRERGERAERGERRKQQPEAADALSQNEAQADVAAQAQANLMGGAAPIDDARDGEERRRRRRGRRGGRRERDEEGVNVNTAADVAEAEGETAVAASAETPVRAPEHTGRHEAQPQAVEAAQQQPAQEVKPVEVVVAAVATGAAVVSELHASAETPALAVEKAAKAEAVVPADQAPAPTHTEVAVEEPAVVEPQAVAPVATTQAPVEVPAPVETVAAAPAEAPVVVEPVIEAVAAAPAAPAVEAQPVVEAPVATQPVAEPVVQAAAEPVVQPVAEPVADVAQAHPAAEPVITEPATQAAPVAAAAEPQPVRPNGASAGRPTENLEAMLASAGLVWVNTDSDKLRVAQEAAAQAVKPARAPRERKPLPAADTTPMQQVETAKQPQ, from the coding sequence ATGAAACGCATGTTGTTTAATGCGACGCAGCAGGAAGAACTGCGCGTCGCCATCGTCGATGGGCAAAAACTCATCGACATCGACATCGAAACCGCCGGGCGCGAACAGCGCAAAGGCAATATCTACAAGGGGATCGTGACGCGCATCGAGCCGTCGCTCGAAGCCTGTTTCGTCAACTACGGCGAAGACCGCCATGGTTTTCTCCCGTTCAAGGAAGTCGCCCGCCAGTACTTCCGCGAAGGCATCGACATGCGCTCCGCGCGCATCCAGGACGCCCTCAAGGAAGGCCAGGAACTGATCGTTCAGGTCGAGAAGGAAGAACGCGGCAACAAGGGCGCGGCCCTCACCACGTTCATCTCGCTCGCCGGCCGCTACCTCGTGCTGATGCCGAACAATCCGCGCGGCGGCGGCGTGTCGCGCCGGATCGAAGGCGACGACCGTCAGGAACTGCGCGAAACGATGTCGCAGCTGCAATTGCCGGAAGGCATGAGCATCATCGCGCGCACTGCCGGGATTGGCCGCAGCGCGGAAGAGCTGCAGTGGGACCTGAACTACCTGATGCAGCTGTGGCGCGCAATCGAAGCCGCGTCGCAAAGCGGTTCGCAAGGTCAGCCGATGCTGATCTATCTCGAATCGAGCCTCGTGATCCGCGCGATTCGCGACTACTTCCAGCCGGATATCGGCGAAATCCTCATCGACACCACGGAAATCCATGACCAGGCACGCGCCTTCATGGACATCGTGATGCCGGACAATGTCAACAAGGTGAAGCGGTATCACGACGACGTGCCGCTTTTCTCGCGTTTCCAGATCGAACACCAGATCGAGACCGCGTACTCGCGCACGGTGCCGCTGCCGTCGGGTGGCGCGATCGTGATCGACCACACGGAAGCGCTCGTCGCGATCGACGTGAACTCGGCGCGCGCCACCAAGGGCGCCGACATCGAGGAAACGGCCACGCGCACGAACCTCGAAGCCGCCGACGAAGTCGCGCGCCAGCTGCGTCTGCGCGACCTGGGCGGCCTGATCGTGATCGACTTCATCGACATGGAGTCGGCCAAGAGCCAGCGCGAAGTCGAGCAGCGCCTGAAAGACGCGCTCAAGCACGACCGCGCGCGTGTCCAGATGGGCAAGATCTCGCGCTTCGGCCTGATGGAACTGTCGCGCCAGCGTCTGCGTCCGGCACTGTCGGAAGGCAGCCACGTCACCTGCCCGCGCTGTAACGGCACGGGTCACATCCGCGATACCGAATCGTCCGCGCTGCAAGTGCTGCGGATCATTCAGGAAGAAGCGATGAAGGAAAACACCGCGGCAATCCACTGCCAGGTGCCCGTCGAAGTCACGGCCTTCCTGCTCAACGAAAAGCGCTCGGAAATCAACAAGATCGAGTCGCGCTTCAAGGTCAACGTCGTGCTGGTGCCGAACAAGCACCTCGACACGCCGCATTACAAGCTCGAGCGTCTGCGTCACGACGACGCGCGTCTCGACGATCCGCGCGCGTCGTGGAAGATGGCCGAAGAAGCCGCCCGCGAACTGGAATCCGAAACGGGCTACAGCAAGCGCGCTGAAGAGGTGAAGCCGAAGCAGGAAGCTGCCGTCAAGGGCATCACGCCCGAGAAGCCGGCGCCTAGCGCACCGGTGCGCACGCCGGCCCCCACCGCCGCCACGGTCGAAGTCAAGCCCGCCACGGGCGGCTTCATCGGCTGGCTGAAGGGTCTGTTCGGTGTGCAACCGGCGGCTCCCGCTCCCGCGCCCGCACCTGTCGAGAAAACGGCGAAGCCCGCGCGCGGCGAACGCACCGAGCGCGGTGAGCGCACGGGCGAACGCGGCGGCGATCGCAACCGCAACCGTCGCAACGGCGCAGGTGGTGGCCGCGACGCGGCGGGCCGTGGCGAAGGCGCGGCAACGCAAGGCCGTCAAGGCCAGCCGGCGCAGCGCGGCGAACGTCAGGAACGCGAACCGCGTGAAGCACGCGAACCGCGCGGCGGCCGCGAACCGCGCGAAGGCCGTGAGCCACGTGAAGCACGTGAACCGCGCGAGGCACGTCCGGAGCGCGTCGAACGCGGTCAGGATCGTGCGGAACGCGGAGAAACCGCTGAGGCAACGCGCGGCGAGCGTCAGGAACGCCAGGATCGGGTGGAGCGTGGCGAGCGCCGTGAACGTGGCGAACGCGCCGAGCGTGGTGAACGTCGCAAGCAGCAACCCGAAGCAGCCGACGCGCTGAGCCAGAACGAGGCTCAGGCCGATGTCGCCGCACAGGCGCAAGCGAATCTGATGGGCGGCGCTGCTCCCATCGACGATGCGCGTGATGGCGAAGAGCGTCGTCGTCGCCGTCGCGGTCGCCGTGGTGGCCGTCGCGAGCGTGACGAGGAAGGCGTGAACGTGAATACGGCTGCCGATGTCGCGGAAGCGGAAGGTGAAACGGCTGTGGCAGCATCGGCGGAAACGCCTGTGCGCGCGCCGGAACACACGGGCCGTCACGAAGCGCAGCCGCAAGCGGTCGAGGCGGCGCAACAGCAGCCGGCACAGGAAGTGAAGCCGGTCGAGGTCGTCGTGGCAGCCGTCGCGACGGGCGCCGCCGTGGTCAGCGAGCTGCATGCATCGGCTGAAACGCCGGCTCTCGCCGTCGAAAAGGCTGCAAAGGCGGAAGCCGTCGTGCCTGCCGATCAGGCACCTGCACCGACGCACACGGAAGTAGCCGTCGAAGAACCCGCAGTTGTCGAGCCGCAAGCCGTTGCACCTGTCGCCACGACGCAAGCTCCCGTTGAAGTGCCTGCGCCGGTCGAAACCGTCGCGGCAGCACCCGCCGAAGCGCCCGTCGTCGTCGAGCCTGTGATCGAGGCGGTCGCAGCGGCTCCGGCAGCGCCTGCTGTAGAAGCGCAACCGGTGGTCGAAGCGCCCGTTGCAACCCAGCCCGTCGCCGAGCCCGTTGTTCAGGCCGCCGCCGAGCCCGTGGTTCAGCCAGTCGCGGAACCCGTCGCGGATGTCGCGCAAGCGCACCCCGCAGCGGAACCGGTCATAACGGAACCCGCAACGCAAGCCGCGCCGGTCGCCGCAGCAGCCGAGCCGCAACCCGTTCGCCCGAACGGCGCATCGGCCGGCCGCCCGACGGAAAACCTCGAAGCGATGCTGGCAAGCGCCGGCCTCGTCTGGGTCAACACCGACTCGGACAAGCTGCGCGTCGCGCAGGAAGCCGCCGCGCAAGCGGTGAAACCCGCCCGCGCACCGCGCGAGCGCAAGCCGCTTCCAGCCGCCGACACCACGCCGATGCAACAGGTCGAAACGGCAAAGCAGCCGCAGTAA
- a CDS encoding RluA family pseudouridine synthase encodes MKELGKISQKSVTSPVASDQVSMIEIDDSAAGQRIDNFLLRVCKGVPKSHIYRILRSGEVRVNKGRVDAQYRLAFGDLVRVPPIRVAKADEAVHAPVPSAHFEILFEDEHMLVIDKPAGVAVHGGSGVAFGVIEQLRAARPQAKFLELVHRLDRETSGVLMLAKKRAALVNLHEQIRENRMDKRYYACVHGEWASDWGRRRAVKEPLHKYLLPDGERRVRVQPDGLPSHTIFNLIDRWPGYALLEAELKTGRTHQIRVHLAHLGLPIVGDAKYGDFALNKALARANAQPGLKRMFLHAYRLKLTHPATGDTIQFEAPLPADCKRFIAQLAGMANAGTPHEPSQTETKTHG; translated from the coding sequence ATGAAAGAGTTAGGCAAAATATCCCAGAAATCGGTGACGAGCCCCGTTGCAAGCGATCAGGTGTCGATGATCGAAATCGACGACAGCGCGGCCGGTCAGCGGATCGACAACTTCCTGTTGCGCGTCTGTAAGGGCGTGCCGAAAAGTCATATTTATCGGATTCTGCGCAGCGGCGAAGTGCGTGTGAACAAGGGCCGGGTGGACGCGCAGTACCGTCTCGCCTTCGGCGATCTGGTGCGCGTGCCGCCCATTCGGGTCGCCAAGGCGGACGAGGCGGTGCACGCGCCCGTACCCTCCGCGCATTTCGAGATCCTGTTCGAAGACGAGCACATGCTCGTGATCGACAAGCCGGCCGGCGTCGCCGTGCATGGCGGCAGCGGGGTCGCGTTCGGCGTGATCGAACAGTTGCGGGCGGCGCGTCCCCAGGCGAAGTTTCTGGAACTGGTGCACCGGCTGGATCGCGAGACGTCGGGCGTGCTGATGCTCGCGAAAAAGCGCGCGGCGCTCGTGAATCTGCACGAGCAGATCCGCGAAAACCGGATGGACAAGCGCTATTACGCGTGCGTGCACGGCGAATGGGCGAGCGACTGGGGCCGCCGGCGTGCCGTGAAGGAGCCGCTGCACAAATATCTGCTGCCGGACGGCGAGCGGCGTGTGCGCGTGCAGCCGGACGGGTTGCCATCGCACACTATTTTCAATCTCATCGACCGCTGGCCCGGTTACGCGTTGCTCGAAGCGGAACTGAAAACGGGGCGGACCCATCAGATTCGTGTTCATCTGGCGCATCTGGGGTTGCCGATCGTTGGCGACGCCAAATACGGCGATTTCGCGCTGAACAAGGCGCTGGCTCGCGCGAACGCGCAGCCGGGGCTCAAACGGATGTTCTTGCACGCATACCGGCTTAAGCTGACGCACCCGGCAACGGGCGACACGATACAGTTCGAGGCGCCACTGCCGGCAGACTGCAAGCGGTTCATTGCGCAACTTGCCGGGATGGCGAACGCCGGAACGCCGCACGAACCATCACAAACCGAGACGAAAACGCATGGCTAG
- a CDS encoding HAD-IA family hydrolase, translating to MAREQFDLIVFDWDGTLMDSTVHITRSIQAACRDLGLPVPADEAASFVIGLGLRDALQIAAPTLDPSDYPRLAERYRFHYLVKDQTTELFAGVREMLADLRDQGYLLAIATGKSRVGLNRALDQVRLTSLFDGTRCADETFSKPHPAMLQELTRELGQDPVRTVMIGDTTHDLQMAINAGVSGIGVTYGAHPADSLTALEPKFVADSIASLSGWLREHA from the coding sequence ATGGCTAGAGAGCAATTTGACCTGATCGTGTTCGATTGGGACGGCACGTTGATGGACTCGACCGTCCACATCACACGCAGCATTCAGGCGGCCTGCCGCGATCTCGGACTGCCCGTGCCGGCTGACGAGGCTGCGAGCTTCGTGATCGGCCTGGGGTTGCGGGACGCGCTGCAGATCGCCGCGCCGACGCTCGATCCGTCCGACTATCCGCGCCTTGCCGAGCGCTATCGCTTTCACTATCTGGTGAAGGATCAGACGACGGAACTGTTTGCGGGTGTGCGCGAGATGCTCGCCGATCTGCGCGATCAGGGCTATCTGCTCGCAATCGCGACGGGGAAGAGTCGCGTCGGCCTGAACCGCGCGCTCGATCAGGTGCGGCTCACGAGTCTTTTCGACGGCACGCGCTGCGCCGATGAAACGTTCTCGAAACCGCATCCGGCCATGCTGCAGGAACTGACGCGTGAACTGGGGCAGGATCCCGTGCGCACGGTGATGATCGGCGATACCACGCACGATCTTCAGATGGCGATCAATGCGGGCGTGTCGGGCATCGGCGTCACGTACGGCGCGCATCCTGCGGATTCGTTGACGGCGCTGGAGCCGAAATTCGTTGCGGACAGTATCGCGTCGCTGTCGGGCTGGCTTCGGGAGCACGCATGA
- a CDS encoding Rieske (2Fe-2S) protein — protein sequence MTDAAQEAVRVCASEELVDGGAGVRREATYAGGDAVVFFVRYDGVAYGYLNRCAHVPMELDWNEGQFFESSGLYLMCATHGAIYAPDTGKCVGGPCRGGRLRPVRVDERDTPEGRTVFWLPDADLRPASA from the coding sequence ATGACGGACGCGGCGCAGGAGGCGGTGCGCGTTTGCGCATCCGAAGAACTCGTCGACGGCGGCGCGGGCGTGCGCCGCGAGGCGACGTACGCGGGCGGTGATGCCGTGGTGTTCTTCGTCCGCTATGACGGCGTGGCGTATGGCTACCTGAACCGTTGCGCGCACGTGCCTATGGAACTGGACTGGAACGAAGGACAGTTCTTCGAATCGTCCGGCTTATACTTGATGTGCGCGACGCATGGCGCGATTTATGCGCCGGATACCGGCAAGTGCGTCGGCGGTCCGTGCCGCGGCGGCAGGCTTCGCCCAGTCCGCGTCGACGAGCGCGACACGCCTGAAGGCCGCACTGTGTTCTGGCTTCCGGACGCCGACCTGCGTCCTGCATCCGCCTGA
- a CDS encoding S49 family peptidase — MSDNLTPDPNEPAATGREPRRVPADEPNWERAALERIALAAVNEQRAARRWRIFFRFLFLGVLVLVAWAVLDFSGEKVATTGRHSALVTLEGEISSDTNANAEDVDAALASAFDDAGTAGVILRCNSPGGSPVQAGIIYREIRRLRAKYPSIPLYVVVSDMCASGGYYAAAAADKIYVDKASIVGSIGVLMDGFGFTGLMDKLGIQRRMRTSGENKGFYDPFSPDTPKMDEHAQAMLDEIHAQFIDAVKQGRGKRLQESQDIFSGLFWTGEKSVELGLADGFGDTDYVAREIIKAPDVVDYTVKESITDRVARKFGAAVGNGAVHAMAAIGRLNLR, encoded by the coding sequence ATGTCCGACAATCTGACTCCCGATCCGAACGAACCGGCTGCAACGGGCCGCGAGCCGCGCCGGGTGCCCGCCGACGAGCCGAACTGGGAGCGTGCCGCGCTCGAACGGATTGCGCTGGCCGCCGTCAACGAGCAACGCGCAGCCCGACGCTGGCGCATCTTTTTTCGTTTCCTGTTTCTCGGCGTGCTGGTCCTGGTTGCATGGGCTGTGCTGGATTTCAGCGGCGAGAAGGTTGCAACCACGGGTCGGCACTCGGCTCTCGTGACACTTGAGGGCGAGATATCCTCCGATACCAACGCAAACGCGGAAGATGTCGACGCTGCGCTGGCGAGCGCGTTCGATGACGCGGGCACTGCTGGCGTGATCTTGCGCTGCAACAGCCCGGGCGGCAGTCCGGTTCAGGCTGGGATCATTTACCGCGAAATCCGGCGATTGCGGGCCAAATATCCGTCTATTCCGCTCTACGTCGTCGTGAGCGACATGTGCGCATCCGGCGGCTACTACGCCGCGGCGGCTGCCGACAAGATTTATGTGGACAAGGCCAGCATCGTCGGCTCGATCGGCGTGCTGATGGATGGCTTCGGCTTCACCGGCTTGATGGACAAGTTGGGCATTCAACGCAGAATGCGCACTTCCGGTGAGAACAAGGGCTTTTACGATCCGTTCTCGCCCGATACGCCGAAGATGGATGAACATGCGCAAGCGATGCTGGATGAGATCCACGCGCAGTTCATCGATGCCGTGAAGCAGGGTCGCGGCAAGCGCCTTCAGGAATCGCAGGATATCTTCTCCGGTCTGTTCTGGACGGGTGAAAAGAGCGTCGAGTTGGGCCTCGCGGACGGTTTCGGCGACACCGATTACGTCGCGCGCGAAATCATCAAGGCGCCCGACGTCGTCGACTACACGGTGAAGGAGAGCATCACCGACCGCGTCGCGCGCAAGTTCGGCGCGGCCGTCGGCAACGGCGCCGTGCACGCGATGGCGGCGATCGGCAGGTTGAATCTGCGATAA
- a CDS encoding SAM-dependent methyltransferase — MSGILYLIPNTLGDGDAAALDAVLPAPVRARAAALHYYIGENAKTTRAFLKKVGTERPIQEIEIRELNVNTPAGEIDKLLAPVLAGTDAGLVSEAGCPAVADPGALLVRRAHERGVKVVPFVGPSSILLALMASGLNGQSFAFHGYLPVDANERAKRLRDLEQQSRKGNQTQIFIETPYRNRALLDTLIATCAPSTLVCVAVDLTLESETIVSRTVADWKKRPALDLHKRPAIFLILAT; from the coding sequence ATGAGCGGCATTCTCTATCTGATTCCGAACACACTCGGCGACGGCGACGCCGCCGCGCTGGACGCCGTTCTGCCGGCACCCGTTCGCGCTCGCGCGGCGGCCCTGCACTATTACATAGGCGAGAACGCCAAAACGACGCGCGCTTTCCTGAAAAAAGTCGGCACAGAGCGGCCGATCCAGGAAATCGAAATTCGCGAATTGAACGTCAACACGCCGGCCGGAGAAATCGACAAACTGCTGGCGCCGGTGCTCGCCGGGACGGACGCCGGACTTGTGTCCGAAGCCGGCTGCCCGGCCGTCGCCGATCCGGGCGCGCTGCTCGTGCGGCGCGCGCACGAGCGCGGCGTAAAGGTGGTGCCATTCGTCGGGCCGAGTTCGATCCTGCTCGCGCTGATGGCGTCGGGATTGAACGGCCAGAGCTTTGCGTTTCACGGCTACCTGCCCGTCGATGCGAACGAGCGCGCAAAGCGTCTGCGCGACCTCGAACAGCAGTCGCGCAAAGGCAACCAGACGCAGATTTTCATCGAGACGCCTTACCGAAACCGCGCACTGCTGGACACGCTGATTGCGACCTGCGCGCCGTCGACGCTCGTTTGCGTCGCCGTGGATCTGACGCTGGAAAGCGAAACGATCGTGAGCCGGACAGTTGCCGACTGGAAGAAAAGGCCGGCACTGGATCTCCACAAACGTCCGGCAATCTTTCTGATTCTGGCGACCTAA
- a CDS encoding Maf-like protein, producing MPDSSKRPPRLILASSSPYRRELLERLRIPFDVAVPAIDETPLAGESPEATALRLAQAKARAVAAGLAAGVRALVIGSDQVATYDGHQIGKPGTHEKALAQLQGMRGREVLFHSALCLLDSASGDAQCVDVVTRVRFRDLPDASLDAYLRAETPYDCAGSAKAEGLGIALLDAIESDDPTALIGLPLIALTRMLLAAGYPLLEAR from the coding sequence ATGCCGGATTCCTCCAAACGCCCGCCCCGCCTGATTCTGGCGTCGAGTTCGCCGTATCGGCGCGAACTGCTCGAACGGTTGCGCATTCCGTTCGACGTCGCCGTGCCCGCCATCGACGAGACGCCGCTCGCGGGTGAATCGCCGGAAGCGACGGCGCTTCGCCTCGCGCAAGCGAAAGCGCGCGCCGTCGCGGCGGGACTCGCCGCTGGCGTGCGAGCGCTCGTGATCGGCTCGGACCAGGTCGCGACCTACGACGGGCATCAGATCGGCAAGCCGGGCACGCACGAAAAGGCGCTCGCGCAATTGCAGGGCATGCGCGGCCGCGAAGTGCTCTTCCACAGCGCGCTGTGCCTGCTCGACAGCGCCTCGGGCGACGCGCAATGCGTCGACGTGGTGACGCGCGTGCGCTTTCGCGACCTGCCCGACGCCTCGCTCGACGCGTATCTGCGCGCCGAAACACCTTACGACTGCGCGGGCAGCGCAAAAGCGGAAGGCCTCGGCATCGCGCTACTCGACGCGATCGAATCCGACGATCCCACGGCGCTGATCGGCCTGCCGCTGATTGCGCTCACGCGCATGCTGCTCGCCGCAGGCTATCCATTGCTGGAGGCGCGATGA
- a CDS encoding DUF177 domain-containing protein, producing MTQHPGKPAGLVDPRALDLFEFARSGRQAAGTVRVSQLPRMLNEVPQEAPDRDTAFTWQAEGATQPELQDDGTEGPQPYLRLAIHGAAWLECQRCLSPYEQAFNVDATYRIVNTEEEAEEFPLDEDEVDVIVGSRQFDLVDLIEEELLLSLPLVPKHDACPEVHESLTSGASGEEGEEAVEGEAEEGEEPKRPNPFAALEGLKSGESGGKKH from the coding sequence ATGACTCAACATCCTGGCAAACCTGCTGGTCTCGTCGACCCGCGTGCACTCGATCTGTTCGAGTTTGCCCGCAGTGGACGTCAGGCCGCGGGTACCGTGCGCGTCTCGCAACTGCCGCGCATGTTAAACGAAGTCCCGCAGGAAGCGCCAGACCGCGACACCGCGTTCACCTGGCAAGCCGAAGGGGCGACGCAGCCGGAATTGCAGGACGACGGCACCGAGGGTCCGCAGCCGTATCTGAGGCTTGCGATTCACGGCGCCGCATGGCTCGAATGTCAGCGTTGCCTGTCTCCGTACGAGCAGGCATTCAACGTCGATGCGACTTACCGGATCGTCAATACCGAAGAGGAAGCTGAAGAGTTTCCTCTGGACGAGGATGAAGTCGATGTGATCGTTGGGTCACGCCAGTTCGATCTTGTCGACTTGATCGAAGAGGAATTGCTGCTTTCGTTGCCGCTCGTGCCGAAACACGATGCCTGCCCGGAAGTGCACGAGAGTCTCACCTCGGGCGCAAGCGGGGAGGAAGGCGAAGAGGCCGTGGAGGGTGAAGCTGAAGAGGGTGAAGAGCCCAAGCGGCCGAATCCTTTTGCGGCGCTCGAAGGCCTGAAATCGGGCGAATCCGGCGGCAAGAAGCACTGA
- the rpmF gene encoding 50S ribosomal protein L32 — translation MAVQQNKKSPSKRGMHRSHDFLNAAPLAVEPSTGEVHLRHHVSPNGYYRGKKVVKTKND, via the coding sequence ATGGCAGTTCAACAAAACAAGAAGTCGCCGTCGAAGCGCGGCATGCACCGCTCGCACGATTTCCTCAACGCAGCGCCGCTGGCTGTTGAGCCGAGCACGGGTGAAGTGCATCTGCGTCACCACGTCAGCCCGAACGGCTACTATCGCGGCAAGAAAGTCGTCAAGACGAAGAACGACTAA
- the plsX gene encoding phosphate acyltransferase PlsX: MTVKLTIDCMGGDHGPSVTVPAAVNFVRSHPDAHLMLVGIESAIRAQLKKLKASDNPALTVVPASEIVAMDDPVEVALRKKKDSSMRVALNRVKDDEAQACVSAGNTGALMAVSRYVLKTLPGIERPAIAFALPNPTGYTTMLDLGANVDCEPQHLLQFAEMGHALVSAVEGKERPSIGLLNIGEEVIKGNETIKRAGELLRSSTLNFRGNVEGNDIYKGTVDVIVCDGFVGNVALKTSEGLAQMLSDIIKEEFGRSWLTKVMAVLALPVLLRFKKRVDHRQYNGAALLGLRGLVIKSHGSADAYAFEWAIKRGYDAVKNGVLERLARAMEENAGSLEQAKHEAGGAGSASQMASPIAGPVSGQPAEPYSAQSSKT; this comes from the coding sequence ATGACTGTAAAGCTCACGATAGATTGCATGGGAGGCGACCACGGCCCGTCCGTGACCGTTCCCGCTGCCGTCAACTTCGTTCGCTCGCACCCCGATGCGCACCTGATGCTCGTCGGCATCGAAAGCGCGATTCGTGCTCAGCTGAAGAAGCTGAAGGCGTCCGACAATCCGGCACTCACGGTCGTCCCCGCGTCCGAGATCGTCGCTATGGACGATCCCGTCGAAGTCGCGCTTCGCAAGAAGAAAGACTCGTCGATGCGCGTGGCGCTCAACCGCGTCAAGGACGACGAGGCGCAGGCCTGTGTCTCCGCCGGCAACACCGGCGCGCTGATGGCCGTTTCCCGCTATGTCCTTAAAACGCTCCCGGGCATCGAACGTCCGGCGATCGCGTTTGCCCTGCCCAATCCCACCGGCTACACGACGATGCTCGACCTCGGCGCGAACGTCGATTGCGAGCCGCAGCATCTGCTGCAGTTCGCGGAGATGGGGCACGCGCTGGTTTCTGCTGTCGAAGGCAAGGAGCGTCCGAGCATCGGGCTCCTGAATATCGGCGAAGAGGTCATCAAGGGCAACGAAACCATCAAACGTGCGGGCGAACTGCTGCGTAGCAGTACACTGAATTTTCGCGGCAACGTGGAAGGCAACGATATCTACAAAGGCACCGTCGACGTAATCGTCTGCGATGGCTTTGTCGGTAACGTTGCGCTGAAAACGTCAGAAGGGCTCGCGCAGATGCTGTCCGACATCATCAAGGAAGAATTCGGCCGTTCGTGGCTGACCAAGGTGATGGCGGTGCTGGCGCTGCCCGTGCTGCTGCGTTTCAAGAAACGCGTCGATCACCGGCAATACAACGGCGCGGCGCTGCTCGGCCTGCGCGGGCTGGTGATCAAGAGCCACGGCTCGGCCGACGCCTACGCGTTTGAGTGGGCCATCAAACGCGGGTATGATGCCGTCAAAAATGGCGTTCTTGAACGCCTTGCCCGTGCGATGGAGGAGAACGCGGGTTCACTCGAACAGGCGAAGCACGAGGCCGGCGGCGCGGGTTCCGCGAGCCAGATGGCGAGCCCGATCGCGGGTCCGGTGTCCGGACAGCCGGCCGAGCCCTACAGCGCACAATCCTCGAAGACATAA
- a CDS encoding beta-ketoacyl-ACP synthase III has protein sequence MAQSTTYSRVLGTGSYLPPNRVSNQELADRLAKQGVETSDEWIVARTGIHARHFAEPDVTTSDLALFASQRAIEAADVDPQAIDLIIVATSTPDFVFPSTACLLQNKLGIKNHGAAFDVQAVCSGFAYAVATADSFIRSGQHRTALVVGAETFSRILDFNDRTTCVLFGDGAGAVVLQASDEPGVLSSALHADGSHSNILCTPGNVNGGIVQGSAFLHMDGQAVFKLAVNVLEKVAVEALQKADLKPEQVDWLIPHQANIRIMQSTCRKLGLPQERMVVTVHEHGNTSAASIPLALDVAVRDGRIQRGHNVLIEGVGGGFTWGASVIRF, from the coding sequence ATGGCTCAATCCACTACCTATTCCCGCGTGCTGGGCACGGGCAGCTATCTGCCGCCCAACCGCGTTTCCAATCAGGAACTGGCTGATCGTCTCGCGAAGCAAGGCGTCGAGACGAGCGACGAATGGATCGTGGCCCGCACGGGCATCCACGCGCGTCACTTCGCCGAACCTGATGTCACGACCAGCGACCTCGCGCTGTTCGCGTCGCAACGCGCGATCGAAGCGGCCGACGTCGATCCGCAAGCCATCGACCTCATCATCGTCGCCACCTCGACGCCGGACTTCGTGTTTCCGAGCACGGCGTGTCTGCTGCAGAACAAGCTGGGCATCAAAAACCATGGCGCGGCCTTCGACGTGCAGGCCGTATGCTCAGGTTTTGCCTATGCCGTTGCGACGGCTGACAGCTTCATCCGAAGCGGGCAACATCGTACTGCGCTGGTGGTCGGTGCTGAAACGTTCTCGCGCATCCTCGATTTCAACGACCGTACTACCTGCGTGCTGTTCGGCGACGGCGCGGGCGCGGTCGTGCTGCAGGCATCGGACGAACCGGGCGTGCTGTCGAGCGCCCTGCACGCGGACGGCAGCCATTCGAACATCCTGTGTACGCCGGGCAATGTGAACGGCGGCATCGTGCAAGGCAGTGCGTTCCTGCACATGGACGGTCAGGCGGTCTTCAAGCTCGCCGTCAACGTGCTCGAGAAAGTCGCGGTCGAAGCGCTGCAGAAGGCTGATCTCAAGCCTGAGCAGGTGGACTGGCTGATTCCGCACCAGGCCAATATCCGCATCATGCAGAGCACGTGCCGCAAGCTCGGCCTGCCGCAGGAGCGGATGGTCGTCACCGTGCACGAGCACGGCAATACGTCGGCAGCGTCGATTCCGCTCGCGCTCGACGTCGCCGTTCGCGACGGACGCATCCAGCGCGGCCATAACGTGCTGATCGAAGGCGTCGGCGGCGGCTTTACATGGGGCGCGTCGGTCATCCGTTTCTGA